The sequence below is a genomic window from Clostridium sp. BJN0001.
ACACTTATTAATTTAGGTGCTGCACCAGAGCCTAATATTACAGTATTATGGTCAGAAAAACTTCCAAAGAATTTCAAGAGATACTGTGCAGAAATTTCAATAAAGACAGATGCTATTCAGTATGAAAATGATGATGTAATGAGACCTATTTATGGAGATGATTATGCGATAGCATGTTGTGTATCTGCTATGAAAGTTGGAAAACAGATGCAGTTTTTTGGAGCAAGATGTAATTTAGCAAAATCTTTACTTCTTTCAATAAATGAAGGCTTTGATGAAATAAAATTTGAAAAAGTTGTTCCACATATTGAAAAGATGAATGATGAAATTTTAGAGTATGATAAGGTAGTTAAAAGCTATAAAAAAGTTTTATCATATGTTGCTAATCTTTATGTAGATACAGTAAATATAATTCATTATATGCATGATAAATATGCATATGAAGCAGGTCAGATGGCACTTCATGATACTTGTGTAGAAAGAATTATAGCATTTGGAGTTGCAGGTCTTTCAGTTGCAGTTGACTCACTTTCTGCTATAAAGTATGCAAAGGTAAAGCCTATAAGAAATGATAATGGTATAGCTGTTTCATTTGATGTTACAGGAGATTTCCCAAAGTATGGAAATGATGATGACAGAGTAGATGATATTGCAACTGATTTACTAACTATTTTCATAAAAGAACTTAAAAAACATAAAACTTATAGAGATGCATATCATACTTTATCTGCTCTTACTATTACATCAAATGTAATGTATGGTAAGAAAACAGGAACAACTCCTGATGGAAGAAAGAAAGGTGAACCACTAGCTCCTGGAGCTAATCCAATGCATGGACGTGATGAAAATGGAGCTTTAGCATCATTAAATTCAGTCGCTAAGATACCTTATAGAGATGTATGCCAGGATGGAATTTCAAATACATTCTCAATAGTTCCACAAGCATTAGGACAGGATGAAAAAATGAGAGAAAATAATCTCGTTTCAATACTAGATGGATATTTTGTTCAAGGAGCACATCATTTAAATGTTAATGTATTAAATAGAGAAACATTAATTGATGCAATGAATAATCCAGAAAAATATCCTACACTTACAATAAGAGTATCAGGATATGCTGTTAACTTTAATAGATTATCAAGAGAACAGCAGCAAGAAGTTATAAAAAGAACATTCCATGAATCAATTTAAAAAAATAGTAAAATTTAAATTATAGTTTTCTAAATTAAAATTAAAGCTTATTTATATAAAGGACAGTGGACAAATGATGAAAAGATTAATTCTTTTCTATAAAATTTGTCTACTGTCTTTTTTTAATCTGCTTATTATAAGCTACTTGTTTTTAAGAATATTTGAAAAATATCCTCTTTTTATAAATCCCTTTTTTAGTCCATAAATTACAGTAAGATATGTAGCTGTTGTATCAAATCTTGCATCATGATATGCTTCAGAACTTTGGAATAATTTTTTAGAATGCTCTGAGATATCATTTTCTGTTATCTTTAAAAAGTCTACGACTTCAGAAAGACGTGGATTTTTTGTGTTTCCATTTGGATTTTTTATGTCACATATATTTTTATAATATGCCATTGTACAGAATTTATCTTTAGGTATAAAGATTTCTCCAAGACATTCAAGTTCATGTTTTAAAAATTTTATATCAAAATTTACATTGTGTCCAATTAAGAAATCAGCTTCTTTAAAATCATTTATAAAATTCTCATATAAATCTTCAAAATACTGTCCATTTGACAATTCATAAAGTTTTTCCATTGAAAAACCATGAACTTCTTGAGCTGAAGGATCCATTTCATCAACTGAAAAGAAATAGTTATGTCCTTTTGTTATTTGAGGTTTTGCTGATGCATCTACAGTAATATAACTAAGCTGACAAATGCTGCCAGGTTTTATGCTTGTAGTTTCAGTATCAAAAAATAATAATTTCATTAAATAATCTCCTTAAAAATTTTTACATTAACAAAATAATTATATATTAATAAAAAAGATTTTTAAATGATTGATTAATAAATATATTTTTATGTTTTGGAAATAATAACATAAAAGAAAAAAATTTTTATTTATGAGTAGAGTATACTATAATAGAAAAGCAAAGACATTTTATTTAGGAGGAGAGTATATAATGTTAAAAACAAAACGTAAAATTTCAATAATAGGTGCAGGATTTGTAGGAGCAACTACAGCTTACTCACTTATGCAAAGCGGTGTCGCAACAGAAATATGTATAAATGATATAAATATGGATAGAGCTATGGGTGAGGCAATGGATCTTGTTCATGGAACTTCTTTTGTAAAACCAGTTAAAATATATGCTGGAAGTTTATCTGAAACAAAGGATTCAGATATAGTAATTATAACAGCAGGAGCTGCACAAAAAGAAGGAGAAACAAGACTTGATTTAATTGATAAGAATTATAAGATTTTTAAAAGCTTTATACCACAAGTTGCAAAGTTTAGTCCAAATGCAGTTTTACTTGTATTATCAAATCCATGTGATGTTTTAGCATACATAACATATAAGTTATCAGGTTTTCCAAAAGAAAGAGTAATTGGTTCAGGAACAGTTCTTGATACATCAAGACTTAAGTATGTAATTGGAAAATACTTTGAGGTAAGTGATAATAATGTTCATGCATATGTATTAGGAGAACATGGAGATAGTGAAGTTGTAAGCTGGAGTACAGCAACTATTGCTGGACAGTCATTTGAAGAGTGCGCTAAAGAGTTTGATCTTGAATGGGATGACGAAATAAAAAGAGTAATAGAACAAGATGTTAAAGATGCAGCATATGAGATAATAAGCAGAAAGAAAGCAACATATTTTGCAGTAGCACTTGCAACAACAAGAATAGCTCAGGCATTATTAAGAGACGAAAATACAATTTTAACTGTTTCAACTCTTTTAGAAGGACAATATGGAATTTCAGATGTTCATTTAGCTATTCCAACTCTTTTAAACAGTAAGGGTGCAGTAAAAATAGTTAATCCTCCAATTAAATCTCCTGCAGAACTTAAAAAATTAAGAGATTCTGCTGATGTTTTAAAATCACATATTAAAAAAGTTTTAGAGCAAGATAACTTATAAATTGACAAAGAAATCCTGCTAAATTATAATCTAAAGTATGCTGTCGTTGTAGATAAATTAAGATTTTTGTCTTATATATTTTAGGCAGAGAAAAAGATTATTAATATGGAGGTATATTATGAAAATTGATGGTGTTATTATACCTGAAGGGTATAAAAGCAAGTATTCATTAATTGAAACAGAAGTTCAGATAAAGAAAATCAAAGATTTTTTTGAAAAAACTTTAGCTGAAAATTTAAATCTAACAAGAGTTTCTGCACCTCTTTTTGTTGAGCCTGATACAGGAATTAACGATAATTTAAATGGTGTTGAAAGACCAGTTGGTTTTGATATCAAGATAGCAAACAAAGATGTACAGATTGTGCAATCACTTGCAAAGTGGAAAAGATACAGCCTTTTTAGATATGGATTTAAAAAAGGAGAAGGTCTTTATGCAGATATGAATGCAATAAGAAGAGATGAAGAAGTTCTTGATAATCTTCATTCTGTATATGTTGATCAGTGGGACTGGGAAAAAATAATAGATAAGTCTGAAAGAAATATTGAAACATTAAAATGTGTAGTAAATAAAATATATGATGCTTTCAAGAAGACAGAAAAGTTTTCATGTGAAGAACTTATCAAAGAAGAAAAATATTTACCAGAAAAAATATTTTTTGTAACAACTCAAGACCTTGAGGATAAATATCCACATAAAACACCTTCTGAAAGAGAAGACATTGTAGCAAAAGAACATAAAGCTGTATTTATCATGCAGATTGGTGGAGCTTTAAGATCAGGAAAGAAACATGATGGAAGATCTCCTGACTATGATGATTGGAAACTTAATGGAGATATAATATTCTATAATCCTCTTCTTAAAAGAGCATTTGAAGTTTCTTCAATGGGAATAAGAGTTGATGAAAAAGCTTTAGATGAGCAGCTTAAGATATCAGGCTGTGATGATAGAAGAAATCTTAAATTCCACAAAATGCTTTTAGAAGGAAAACTTCCATATACAATTGGTGGAGGAATCGGCCAGTCAAGAATATGTATGTATTTTCTTAAAAAAGCTCATATAGGTGAAGTTCAATCTTCAGTATGGGATGAAAAGAATATAAAAGCATGTAAGGAACATGAAATAACATTATTATAAAAGTAAGGCAGAAGCATTTTGTTTCTGCCTTATTTTTATAGTGTGCCCAGCATGGGCACGTGCTAATCGGTGAAAGTCCGTAATGGGGGCTGATAGTGCCAACCATTAGCTTAAGACAAGGGTGTCCATCGCAAGGTGGAATCTGAAGGAAGTCGGCGGCAAAGCCTTGGTCTGAGGAATACGAACCACATCTGAGGCTCAATTCCGTGGGTGAACTTGCTATACAAAGTAAAGCCCAATAACTATCCGAAACGGAAAGAGTAAATGTGGCAGATAGATGAGGTGAAAGTACGTGTTCTTACCTGGGGAGGTCTGATAGATAAGTGCCTAAAGAAATTAAGTTTCTAGGTACAACCTATATAGTGATATATAGCTGAACTATCAGAAGTCAGCAGAAGTCATAGTAACTCCGCTAATCGCGATAGCGGATGAAGGACTGAACGTTAGGAGGTTTACAACTTTGGATAAATCAAAGAAATTGCAAAGAAAGCAGAAAACTCAATATAGAGACCAATTGATGGAAGTAGAAGTGGAACTTCAAGGTAAATCAAAGGTGCCGAGCAATCCTATGGTTTTACCAAATAGAGAAAGCGTAAACGATGGAGCATTTGATACTAGTAGATTACTTGAAGAAGTTCTAGAAAGAAATAATATGCTTTCAGCACTTAAAAGAGTAATTAGCAATAAAGGTAGCCATGGTGTCGATGGAATGAAGACCGATGAACTTCGTGAGCATATCAAGAAACACTGGGAAACAATTAAAGCTAAACTACTAGAAAATAGATATAACCCATCACCTGTAAGGAGAAAAGAAATATCCAAGCCAGATGGTGGAATTAGATTATTAGGGATACCAACTGTACAAGATAGATTGATTCAACAGGCTATTGCTCAAGTTTTATCTAAAATATATGAACCTTTATTTTCTGAAAATAGTTTCGGATTCCGTCCTCGTAGAGGAGCAAAGGATGCTATAACAAAATCAAAACAATATATAAATCAAGGAAATAGATGGGTTGTAGATATGGATTTAGAGAAATTCTTTGATAAAGTTAATCATGATATTCTTATGAGTAAACTTGAAAAGAAGATACAAGACAAAAGATTGTTAGCATTAATAAGAAAATACCTCAAAAGCGGAATTCTCATTAATGGGGTTTCAGTAACAAGTGAAGAAGGAACACCGCAAGGTGGTCCGTTAAGTCCATTATTAGCTAATATAATGTTAGATGAATTAGATAAAGAACTTGAAAGACGAGGTCACAAATTTTGCAGATATGCAGATGATAATAATGTATATGTCAAAAGTAAAAGAGCAGGACTTAGAGTAATGAAATCTATGACAAATATAATTGAAAATAATTTAAAGCTTAAAGTAAATAAGGATAAAAGTGCAGTAGACTTTGTATCTAAACGAAAATTTTTAGGATTTTCGTTTTACTTTTCGAGAAGCGGAGCAGAAATAAGAATCCATGAGAAATCCCTAAAGAGATTTAAGGAGAAGGTCAAATTCTATACTAATAGAAATAAAGGAATTAGCATGGAATACAGACTATTAAAATTAAATCAAATCACAAGAGGGTGGATTAATTATTATGGAATTGCTAACGCTCGCGGAAAGCTAGTAGAACTAGACAAATGGATTAGAAGAAGACTAAGAGCTTGCATATGGAAACAATGGAAGAAGATTAGCACTAAACAAAGAAATTTAGCTAAACTAGGAATCAATAAATACAAAGCATGGGAATATGCAAATACAAGAAAAGGCTATTGGAGAATCTCCAAAAGCCCTATACTAAACAACTCTCTAAATAATAAATACCTAGAATCTCTAGGATTTATTAGTCTAACACAAACATATCAAATGATACATTAATTTCTGATGAACCGCCGTATACCGAACGGTACGTACGGTGGTGTGAGAGGACGCTAAATAAAATAATTATTTAGCTCCTACTCGATTAGTAAATTAATTAAAAAAGCATAAAAATGATGGTACTATCAAAAAAAAATAAAAAAATAATAATAATATCAAAAAAACATTGACAAAGGATATGTTAGCATATATACTTTACCTAAAGATAAATAAAGAACTTGAATGACAAAGGCGTCACGATTATATCGTGGCGTCTTTTTTATTTAAACAGCTATGATTGAATTAAGAAAGAAGAGTAATGAATATGAAAGAAAATGAACTTAGAAAAAAAATAAATGCAGTTTCTCAAAGTTCAGCTATATTTAAAAAAATAGGAAAATTTATTGAAAATAATTGGGAAAGCATTTGTTTTATGACAGCTACTGAGGTTGCAAAAAAGCTAAATATAAGCCAGGGAAGTGTATCAAGATTTTGTAGTGAACTTGGTTTCGTAGGATTTAATGAATTTGTAAAGATAATGCAGGAAATTCATCAAGAAGGTGCAATGACTGCACCAAAAAGACTTGAAAAAATAAAGAATGATGAATCAGGTTACAAAGAGATAATTGAATCAGAAAAAAATAATTTGAATATGATACCAGAAATAATGTTAAAAAATGATTTTAAAAATATTGTTGATAAAATTGTAAAAAGTAAAAAAGTGATACTTATCTCGGCAAGACTTTCTGCAACGCTTCTTCAAAGTTTTGAATATACTCTTTCTAAAATAAGAGATAATGTTGAAATTGTAATTCCTGGAAGTTCTGCTTGGAATAATATAGTTTTAAACAACCCTAAAGATACTTTTGTTTTTGTAATTTCTTTTCCACGATATCCAGCTTTATTGCTAAATAAATTAAAAGATATGAATGACTGTGGATATGAAATAGGACTTATGACAAATAGTATGGTGTGTCCACTAATTTCTTTTTCAAAGTATTATATAGAAGTTCCAATTTCTTATGGCAGCTTTTTTGATATATATACAACTGCAACAGTATTATTAAATTTTATAGTAATGGAAGCAGCAAAGAAAATTAAAAATCTTGAAAAGAGAATTAACGAATTAGAAAAATATGAACAAAAAGAAATAACCTATATTTCTTAGAAAGGACAAAAAATGAAGATAAATGGTAAAAGATTAGAAAATAATATTGAAACATTATCTCTTTTTGGAAAAGATAAGGAAGGCGGAATTTATAGATCTATAGGAAGTAGTAGTGATTTAGAGGCAAGAAAATGGTTATGTGAGCAGTTTGAAAAATTAGGAGCAGAAATAAGAATTGATGCAATGGCTAATATATTTGCAACAATGAAAGGAAAAGAAGATATTTTGCCTTTAGCAATTGGTTCACATCATGATGCAGTCCCAAATGGAGGAAAATATGATGGAGCTATGGGTGTACTTTTAGCACTAGAAGTAATGAATACTTTATGTGAAGAAAAAATACAATTGAGACATCCATATCAAGCTATATTATTTACAGCAGAAGAGCCTAATCCATTTGGCATATCTACAATGGGAAGCAGGAGTATAACAGGAAAGATAAAATATGATTTACTTAAAAAGAGTAAAAACTCTGAAAATGGAATGCTTCTTTCAACTGCTATAAAAAATGCTGGAGGTAATATAGATAACTTAGAATGTGATCAGATGAAAAAAAATCAGCTTAGTGCATTTATAGAATGTCATATAGAGCAGAGTAGAAACTTAGAAAATAATAATCTTCCACTTGGAGTTGTTTCTACAATTACCGGAATTTATCGAGAAAAAATTACTATAAAAGGGGAAGCAAATCATTCTGGAACAACTTCAATGACAAATAGAAAAGATGCTCTTACAGCTTCATCAGAGCTTATATTAAATATAGAAAGTATAGCTAAAGATTATCAAAAAACAGAAATTGTTTCTACAGTTGGAAACTTAAATGTTTATCCTAATGCTGCAAATATAATTCCAGATAAGGTTAACTTAATTATGGAAATAAGGACTCCAGATGAATCATATAAAAATGATTTTATAAAGAAAATTGATAATGTTATATACGATATTGAAAATAGAAGAGGGGTAATTATAAAAAGAGAAGTTAATTTAAATCAAAGTGGAGTCAAAATGGATTCAAAAATAATTGAAGTCTTAGAAAAGCATGTAAAAACAGAACAAGATAAATCAATTAAGCTTGTTAGTATGGCAGGACATGATGCTGTACATATGACAGATATAACAAAGGTAGGAATGCTTTTTGTTAGAAGCAAGGATGGAAAAAGTCATTGCAAAGAAGAATATACAAAACCTCAAGATATAGAGAAAGCAGGCAATACATTAATAAATACTTTAATAGAATTAGATAAAACACTTGATATATAAAAAAGTGTGGAAAGGAAATTATGAAAATTATTATAGCGAAAAAAATATATAGTGAAGAAAAAATATTAAATAATTACGGTGTTGTTATAGAAAATGGTGTGATAGAAGATATTCTTTCTGAAGGTGAGATAAAGAAGAAGTATTCTAATGAGGAAATAGAATATTGGACTGACACAATAATGATACCAGGAACTGTAAATATTCACAATCATTGTTTTCAGAGTTTGCTTAGAGGACTTGCAGTAGGAAAGCCATTTTTGGAGTGGAGAGATAAAGCATTATATAAATATTCTCCAATATTAACACCAGATGATTTATATACAGGAGCTGTTTTTGCTTTTTCAGAAATGATGAAATGTGGTGTTACAACAGTATCAGATTTCTTCTATGTACATAATGATGGCTTAGAAAGTGATGAAGCAATTATAAGAGCAGCAAAAGATGTTGGAATCCGTTTAGTTTTAGCAAGGACTATGTATGATTGGGATGGAGCGCCAAAAGGATATGTAGAAACTATAGATGAGGCAGTAAGTAATACTAGATTATTAGCACAAAAATATAATAATTCATCTGATTTAATGACTACTGTTTTGCCAGCTCCACATAGTCTTCATGCAGCTAGTATAGAAATGGTAAAAAAAGGAGCAGATTTAGCAAAAGAACTTGGAACAAAATTTCATATTCATGTTGCAGAAGAGCCATTTGAAGTTGAGGATATAAAAAATAAATATGGGGTGAGACCTGTTGAACTATTAGAAAAAATAGGTGTACTTAATAGTAATATGGTAGCTGTCCATGCAGTATGGTTAGATGAAAATGAGCTGAATTTATTCTGCAAAAATAAAGTAAATTTAGCGTATTGTCCATCAAGCAATATGTTCTTAGCAGATGGAGTAACTAATATTAAAAAGATGAATTCTGAAAAAGTAATGATAGGTTTAGGCAGTGATGGAGCTTGTAGTAATAATAGAATAAGTGTATTTGAAGAAATGAGAATGGCTTCTATACTGCAAAAAGTAGATAAATTAGATGCATTAACAATTGATAGTAAAGACGCATTCAATTATGGTACTAAAAATGGAGGACTTATCTTAGATCTTCCAATTGGGGAAATAAAAAAGGGAATGAGAGCAGATTTTGTAGGAATTAATTTAAATGATTTTTCAATGCAGCCAATGTTTGATAATGATGAACAAATGATTCCGAATATTGTTTATTCAATGCAATTAACAGCTATAAAAAAAGTTGTTGTAAATGGAAATATAACTGTTGATGAAGGAATACTTAAGACAGTAAGCAGTGAATACGTACTTGATAGAGTAAAAAAACTTATGGTTAAGTTTCAAAATTGTTAAATTATATTAACTTTAAAAATAAATTAAAGACGCTTAGGAGGAAAAAATTATGAAGAAGAAAATTATTACATCACTAGTAGTTGCAGTTTTATCGGTATTAACGCTTGCAGGATGTGGAAAAACACAAACAGCTACTACAACACAGGGAACAGAAAAAACATTGAAAGTCGGAACAGATGCAACATTTCAACCATTCGAGTATATGGAAAATAACGAATATAAAGGATTTGATATTGAACTTGTTACTGAGCTATCAAAAGAGATGGGTTATGAAAATGTAGAATTTGTAAATACAGATTTTAAAGGATTAATTCCGGGGCTTATAGCTAATAAATTTGATTTGATTTCATCTGCTATGTATATTACAGATGAAAGAAAAGAATCAATAAATTTCTCAGATCCATATTATCCAGGTGGTCTTAGCATTATGGTAAAAACAGAAAATAATGATGTTAAAAATTTAGATGATTTAAAAGGCAAGAATGTGGCTGTTCAGGTAGGAACTAAATCAGTTGAATATTTAGAAAAGAATTGTTCTGATATAAAAAGAGTTGAAGTAGAAACAAATAATGAGATGTTCCTTCAGCTTGAAAGTGGAAAAGTTGATGCTGTAGTAACAGGAAGACCAGCGGCTCTTGTGTATGCAAAAGCATCAGGTAAGGTTAAAGTGCTTGATTATGAAGTTACTAAGGAAATGTATGGATATGGTTTAAGAAAAGATGACGAGGATATGCTTAAGAAAGTTAATAAAGCACTTGAAGCATTAAAAGAAAATGGAAAATATGACGAAATATCTGAGAAATATTTTGGAAAATAAATAAAATTTTAAGGTGATTGGTCTTCATGTTTATATGAAGACCATATTACTAAGAAGGGGGCATTATATAGTATGGATTTTTTAGTCGTTTTTGAAGATAACAATTTATCTTTTTTATTAGTTGGGTTTATATATACTATTATTTATACATTATTAGGTTTTCTTTTAAGCATCACAATTGGGCTATTAGTTGCTTTTGGAGAATTATCTAAAAAGAAAATTATAAAAGCATTAGCAAGTGCATATTTATCATGGTTTAGATCAACACCACTACTTGTACAATTAGTATTAATATATTATGGTTTCCCAATTTTGTTTAATATACAGACAGAGCCTTGGGTATGCGGAATTATTGCTTTAGGAATGTATAGTGGAGCGTATGTTTCACAAGTAGTTAGAGGTGCAATTATTTCAATAGATAAAGGTCAGATGGAGGCAGGACGTTCTCTTGGATATTCACATAATCAGACTATGCTAAAAATAATATTGCCACAAGCTTTAAGAAGAATGATAGCACCAATGACAAATGAATTGATTTCACTTACAAAAAATTCATCTCTGTTATCTACAATTACAGTTGCAGAATTATTTAGAAAAGCAAATACTTTGATAGCTAAAAATTTCAAGACGATTGAAATATATATTTTGGTTGCAGTATTATATTATCTAATTAATAATTTATTTGGAATAATTGGAAAAATGTTAGAATGCAAACTTCGTACAGGGGAGGAATTGCAATGATAAAAAAAATGATAGAAATTAAAAATTTAAATAAATATTATGGGGCACATCATGTTTTAAAAGAAATTAATTTAGATGTCAATGAAGGAGAAGTAGTTGTAATAATTGGACCATCAGGAAGTGGTAAAAGTACTTTATTAAGAAGTATTAATTATCTTGAAACTTATCAAGATGGAACGATTGAAATTGATGGTGAGTTTATAGGACACACTATAAAAAACGGAAAATCAGTGCCTATGGAACAGAAAAAATTGAATAAAATAAGACAGAATGTAGGAATGGTTTTTCAAAGTTTTAATTTATTTGCACATAAAACTATAATTGAAAATATTATGATGGCTCCTATGGATTTAAAAGGTATTAAGAAAAATGAAGCTGAAAAAATGGCAATGGATTTATTAAAAAAAGTTGGATTATCTGAAAAAGCAAATGTGAAACCTTCAAGTCTGTCAGGTGGACAAAAGCAGAGAATTGCAATTGCAAGAGCTTTAGCTATGCAGCCTAAGGTTATGTTATTTGATGAACCTACATCTGCATTAGATCCAGAAATGGTTGGAGAAGTATTAAAAGTAATGAAAAGTCTTGCACAAACGGGAATGACAATGGTTATTGTAACACATGAAATGAACTTTGCAAAAAGTATTGCCAATAAAGTTGTTGTATTAGAAGAGGGAAACATTATAGAACAGGGCCCACCAGAGCAAATTTTTGAAAATCCAATATGCGAAAGAACTAGCAAATTTGTTAATATGGTCTTTACAAAAGATGTTATAGATGAATAATTACATTAGATTTATAACAAAAAGAATAGGGGTTACAGTATGAATAATAAAATAGTTGTTATTAGTAGACAGTTTGGAAGCGGTGGAAGAGCTATTGGAAAGAAATTAGCTGAAAAATTAAATATTAAATTTTATGATCTTGCTATTATAGGAATGTTTGCAGAAAGAAGCCATGTTGATTATGATACTGCATTAGAGATAGATGAGAAAAAGATAAAACAAAAGTGGTACTTTTTTCCTGAAGAGGTGGATTCAAAATATAATTTATCTAGAATTCCAGTTAATGATAAGCTATTTCAAATACAAAAAGAAATTATATTTGATTTAGCAAGAAAAAGTTCATGTGTTATTATCGGCAGAGGTGCTGATTATATGTTACGCGAAAGTAAAAATATGATAAGTGTATTTGTACATGCTGATAGAGAAACAAAAGTTAAAAGTGTTATGAAACATTATAATCTTGAAAGAGAAGAAGCTTTAAAATTAATGAAAAAAACAGATTCTCAAAGAAGCCGCTATTATAATTCATATACAGAATATAAATGGGGTAATGTTGATAATTATGATTTAATGATTAATAGAGGGAAGTTTGGTATTGATGGTTCTTCTGAAATACTCTTATCAGCTTATAATGAGCTATAATTTTTTATTTAAGATTTTATATATTAAATTACAAAAGATAAAAATAGAGTCAAAAAATAATAAATATTTTTTGACTCTATTTTTATTAAGATACTATTCATCTATTGTTTTAAAACTTATCTCACCAGATAGTATTTCTCTTTCTGTTCCAGAAGAATCTTTAACTATAAGGTTTAATGAATCTGAAATTCCAATACATGTTACAATTTCTTCATTATTTAATGTAATAAGTTTTGCTTTTCTTCCAAAGGTATTTGAATTTTCTCTACATATATTTATAGTTTCTGTTAAATCATTTTTTTCTACGAATGAGTCATACATATCTTCAAAGTTTTTAAGAAAACTAGCTAAAATTTCTGCTCTACTGAAAGTCTTTTTCTTTTCAATCATAAGAGAACTTGCAGTTTTAAAAAGATCATCATCAAAAGATTCTCTTGATATATTAACATTTAAACCTATACCTACTATCATGTAGTGTATAATATCCATATCACATTTCATTTCACATAAAATTCCACAGATTTTTTTATTATTTAATATAATATCATTTGGCCATTTTATTTTTGTATCTATATTTTTTTCATTTAATGTCTTGTTCATTGCAGCGGCTGCTATCTGTGTGATTTTTGGAGCTTGTTGAGGTACGATTTCAGGTCTTAAAATTAGA
It includes:
- the pflB gene encoding formate C-acetyltransferase, encoding MFKEWNEFKEGNWQKEIDVRNFILKNYTVYEGDSSFLEGITDKTKNVWDKCLELIKKEIKQGIIDVETDKVSGINNFKPGYIDKENEVIVGLQTDAPLKRIVNLYGGMRMAESALSQYGYKLNEDIKKHFSQYRKTHNDGVFDAYPKRTKIARHVGLLTGLPDAYGRGRIIGDYRRIALYGIDYLISDKKKDLDNLDGTMNEDRIRQREEVSMQIRALKEIQDMAMSYGVDISKPSETAREAVQATYFGYLAGVKENNGAATSLGRTSTFLDIYIERDLERGLITEKEAQEMIDQFIIKLRLVRHLRTPEYNELFGGDPTWVTESVGGMTITGRPMVTKNSYRYLNTLINLGAAPEPNITVLWSEKLPKNFKRYCAEISIKTDAIQYENDDVMRPIYGDDYAIACCVSAMKVGKQMQFFGARCNLAKSLLLSINEGFDEIKFEKVVPHIEKMNDEILEYDKVVKSYKKVLSYVANLYVDTVNIIHYMHDKYAYEAGQMALHDTCVERIIAFGVAGLSVAVDSLSAIKYAKVKPIRNDNGIAVSFDVTGDFPKYGNDDDRVDDIATDLLTIFIKELKKHKTYRDAYHTLSALTITSNVMYGKKTGTTPDGRKKGEPLAPGANPMHGRDENGALASLNSVAKIPYRDVCQDGISNTFSIVPQALGQDEKMRENNLVSILDGYFVQGAHHLNVNVLNRETLIDAMNNPEKYPTLTIRVSGYAVNFNRLSREQQQEVIKRTFHESI
- a CDS encoding 3'-5' exonuclease, with product MKLLFFDTETTSIKPGSICQLSYITVDASAKPQITKGHNYFFSVDEMDPSAQEVHGFSMEKLYELSNGQYFEDLYENFINDFKEADFLIGHNVNFDIKFLKHELECLGEIFIPKDKFCTMAYYKNICDIKNPNGNTKNPRLSEVVDFLKITENDISEHSKKLFQSSEAYHDARFDTTATYLTVIYGLKKGFIKRGYFSNILKNK
- a CDS encoding L-lactate dehydrogenase codes for the protein MLKTKRKISIIGAGFVGATTAYSLMQSGVATEICINDINMDRAMGEAMDLVHGTSFVKPVKIYAGSLSETKDSDIVIITAGAAQKEGETRLDLIDKNYKIFKSFIPQVAKFSPNAVLLVLSNPCDVLAYITYKLSGFPKERVIGSGTVLDTSRLKYVIGKYFEVSDNNVHAYVLGEHGDSEVVSWSTATIAGQSFEECAKEFDLEWDDEIKRVIEQDVKDAAYEIISRKKATYFAVALATTRIAQALLRDENTILTVSTLLEGQYGISDVHLAIPTLLNSKGAVKIVNPPIKSPAELKKLRDSADVLKSHIKKVLEQDNL
- the asnA gene encoding aspartate--ammonia ligase; its protein translation is MKIDGVIIPEGYKSKYSLIETEVQIKKIKDFFEKTLAENLNLTRVSAPLFVEPDTGINDNLNGVERPVGFDIKIANKDVQIVQSLAKWKRYSLFRYGFKKGEGLYADMNAIRRDEEVLDNLHSVYVDQWDWEKIIDKSERNIETLKCVVNKIYDAFKKTEKFSCEELIKEEKYLPEKIFFVTTQDLEDKYPHKTPSEREDIVAKEHKAVFIMQIGGALRSGKKHDGRSPDYDDWKLNGDIIFYNPLLKRAFEVSSMGIRVDEKALDEQLKISGCDDRRNLKFHKMLLEGKLPYTIGGGIGQSRICMYFLKKAHIGEVQSSVWDEKNIKACKEHEITLL
- the ltrA gene encoding group II intron reverse transcriptase/maturase — its product is MDKSKKLQRKQKTQYRDQLMEVEVELQGKSKVPSNPMVLPNRESVNDGAFDTSRLLEEVLERNNMLSALKRVISNKGSHGVDGMKTDELREHIKKHWETIKAKLLENRYNPSPVRRKEISKPDGGIRLLGIPTVQDRLIQQAIAQVLSKIYEPLFSENSFGFRPRRGAKDAITKSKQYINQGNRWVVDMDLEKFFDKVNHDILMSKLEKKIQDKRLLALIRKYLKSGILINGVSVTSEEGTPQGGPLSPLLANIMLDELDKELERRGHKFCRYADDNNVYVKSKRAGLRVMKSMTNIIENNLKLKVNKDKSAVDFVSKRKFLGFSFYFSRSGAEIRIHEKSLKRFKEKVKFYTNRNKGISMEYRLLKLNQITRGWINYYGIANARGKLVELDKWIRRRLRACIWKQWKKISTKQRNLAKLGINKYKAWEYANTRKGYWRISKSPILNNSLNNKYLESLGFISLTQTYQMIH